ttttctttcttgatgaCTCTTCTTCTTATTGATgattcttattcttcttctcctatttttattcttattatttactATTTGAACCAACTGGAACTCACTGCCTCTTAAGGATCTTATCTCATGACTTAAACTCTTCGAAGCTTCATTGACCAGCATTGACCCTATGAAGGCATAGGTGAATAAATTTCCTCCATTAAGTAACTGATAATAGAACTCTAATTGGGAGTTCATCACTAGTAAATTCTATAGAGAAATATTGTTATTGTTGACATTAATTGTAACAGCCAAAGGACTATTGCCCACCCAACTtttggtgaaaaaataaatataaacctgtgataattgaaaaatctaaatacccactCAAAGTTTAGTCTATTGTCACACAccaaaaacttttttattaaggttaagggtaaaatcattattttattaataatattaaaataattaaaattatatctcattttctcccatttgatttgaaaaactaacaattcctcTCTAGgattaaggtttgaaaaattcatttttcctaAAGGATAAAACCTTCGTCTAGACGACAAAGGAGTTTTATCACCATTCATCATCCCTAGGAGAAGAGAGAGACGACAACAGAGATGGTGGTAGAGTCTAGGTTGGAAACCAGTGAACTTCGATGGTTGcagaggtaaagaaaaaaacttagggatttagagagaaagtcacttttcaaagtcaAAGCCTAagatgaaatatcaattttcaaaacttgggagaaaaatgagataaaattatatgttttttaatattattgttaaaataacggTTTCACTCTTATATTTAACAGAAGTTTAGGAATTggtagatatttagatttttaaactgtcacaaatgtatttttgaaattaagctaaaacttgggtggaaaatagtcatttggccctaATTGTAGCAACATTTTGTTCATGTTGTTTATATCCGGGCTCtgtaatttttaagagaaaaatacatAGTCACAAACCTATTGTTTGAGACACTTGAAAACTCAACCTGTTCTCTGTCTCAATGTTACAGTTTGACCTAGTTCTGCAAATTTGGAACTTGTTTCATGGGAATGCTCACTCTACAGAGAGCCAACAGACTTGTCTGGTTTTTTACCTTACATAACTTTCTTTGTGAACATGCTGAGTTCATCATGAGATCCACCATATGCAactccaacaaataaaaattttcccctcaacttcaagaaaaaataatcCCATATATTAACAGAGGAACCTCAAGATCTCATTATAGATGAAAAACCACAATTTAGTCTCACAAGAATCAGCTAAAAAAATCCTTCCTTGAGGGGTAAAGATCCATATTGTTGGCCTAGAAACCTCTGTACGGATCAAGaaattcattttttgataatattttaacaactcAATtgcatcaataaaaaaatactaatatattattttacttattatataaataattaataaatataaaaatatttttcgtATCACTTATTCATTTAATTGAAAGTTCAGgacatttttgtcttaaaaatttaataagctaagataaaataataataaaaattaacattggGTTGGCAATGTTTCAATATTTAAGATGAAAGtagtaattaaattactttttatattatttattacatcaccattgataataaaatattattaaaagtttttattattttgcaaaTCAAACAAGTCAATAGAAAGATTATtccaaccaaacgccccctaggGCATAACAGTGCCAATGGTGTTGTGTATCGCCAATGGTGTAGAGCTATAGGCTAACAATATTGCTCCGATtaggatttaattataataccaGGTACGTTTCAAGGgtattatgtcttttgactctgttttgagatatttttagttttaaatatatacgttcaaatatatatatgtgtgtgtgtgtgtgtgtgtgtgtgtatgtaaaaataaaacaattacaaaaagacaaaggtatatatatagatatatatctatattaaaaagtatgtatatatataaaaagagaaaagacaaaaaaggagaactttatgcctttttccatcatcttctcttaTCTCTTCCAGAGGAAAACAgtcttcttcatgctttttctttgtttttagaaggaaagtagATGATTTGGagggttttgaaagaaaagcaaggaatgaaaagaagagaaaacactTTTAAGACCTTAGTAACtaaaagatctccttctttttcctttacctatgtttatatatatattggatgaaatattatataaatatgttagtgtgttttggtgttaatttaaggtatttttgttgataaaagaagtaagacaaagagaaggaaaccaacttgacaaagattgacttgaaataaggtaagtggaatcattcttagtatgtttcatgttttatgtttttggttcatttgctctatgttataaatgatgattttgaagttgaaaagtgttgttttgtcatttggggtatctatgtagGGCTGGACTTGAACGAACCCGAAACTAGCCAACCCTATAagagctcgatcgagcttgagctactcgtcaaatttttcaattaaaaattttgatacaaaacaacgtcgctttgaccaatatgtattaaaacgacctcgttttaataacgaaaaaagAGCCAAGctgaattcgaatcaagttcAAGTCTGGCTTTCACgagcttgaactcaagctcAGCTATATGtacttgagctcgagcttggctcgactcaaatctagccctatatctatgtgtgtgattttgttcatggcaaagaattgaaaaatatttatagttttgccattAACTTCATCGCACATTTTAACTAAGtaatctaatgaatcatgagtcttattatagcttgttggaaagctctttgaatcctcttttcactgatatatagcttgtatgaattagatgtcgtttggattgttaaattacatgaacaaaaagactgtcttatcaaataaatagtaaatatagttttttgccactaattctGTCTCATATTTTGActgttttatctaataaatcatgagtgctattatagcttgttggaaaactctttgaatcttctttctaatgatatataacttgtatgaattagagaccatttagATTGTTTTGTTAAATTGCTTAAACAAAAAGATTACCCTATCAAATGAATAGttcaataaacaataatttatagtttttggaaagaaagaaagaaagaaaaggaggagaaaaagaaaaggaagaaaagaaagaaaggaaaggaaagaaaggagagaaaaagaaaagaaaaaaaacaagaaaaggaatttggagCTCAGGATTTAGGGGTCGTTCTAAGAGTATAGTCTGGTGGGTTGTGAATAGTTTTAGATaaaagcaagattagtaagagataATGCACACATGCATGCTACGAACTATGAGAGGGTATTTTACGCTTCACCACTCGCAATAAGGTatgtctgtagtaggacatgcTTGTAGAAgaacatagacccacagtagggtctgCTTACAGAAGAGTATACtcataataaaacataattcagattcagaaatggtgtagtgagagaaaggaaaagagctcaagcttagaaaagtgtcaaatccctatagtcagctttcaaaaagtatcaaatggacactaaataggacaaagtatgacctaaatagtaaaggataaactaaattatcccctcaattcTTTAAGACGGTTATGATGTGGGATTAAGTCCCGAGAGTGATATAAAAcaagaaaggagatagtttacttaattttttcctcttactgagtgtttttatctctcacttcattttctttcatgattgtagacACAACTGATCGAGGTAGATGCAaggcaaggtcaggtcagtGAAGATAGATCCAGACTAAGGCTGATTATCTATGGTTTTTGTTATATGCATATGATATTGTTAACTTTTAGCCTATTCAGATAATTGTACagttgtatctaggggcatgtGCATAATTACTTcatgatcttagatgtttttagatgagtttttatataggatatatatatattttgttcatttccatatttttagttttctcaaaataattttagaatgtTTTTAGTGACGagttcatttaaaaatttgttttaaaataaacgctctagatattaatttgtaacatttttcCTTCGGAAGGTAGCACTtttggggagggatgttacattaatattcatggtttaaatttggaaaaattgaGATATGTTGTTGGCATTGTACATGTACTACTGCATtgtcaataaaagattttatcGACAACAAAAAGAACACGATGAGAAACATTATGGGAAAAATATTGGAGGGATTGGTTGGTCAAGAATGTAAAGAAAGCAATCGAACTATATTTGTCTAGTTGGTCACGAAAGTAAAGAAAGCAATCAAACTATGTTTTAATagttagatgatatattatcttgtGATTGACACATaatctaaatactcaattaaatactcaaaattggtATACATATAATtgttgtaaagaaaaataacaaaagattTCTGAATTTCTTAATCTGGTCTACttcaaaagaaaggaaaaaaagaactCTTAAATGTGAGGAATCTTGAAAGGTAAATCAGAATTCTAGATGGGCTCTTTTTCAGGCTACTTGAGAGCCAAGCTTAATACATTATGACAATTACTTTTCTTTAGACTACTTGAGAGCCAAGCTTAACACAGtataacatttaaattttttaattcttattaaGGCTGAATctctatgtcccacccaaactttgatgaaataaattgttactctttaagttttaaaaagtttatttactCCCCATCTTTTAATCTTAATGAAAACTATTATatgaaaaggcaaaaaaaaaaaaaagtttatccTATAAtcctttaatttgttttaataaaccTTCCTCATCTCTATCTCCATCATTACCATGGCCATTGTCACCATTATTATCACCatcaaaataaagataaagacaaaTTCGAAGGTGTAAATATATCAATTTGCTTgtcaatttcttcttctccccTTCATAAGTTTTATCTTCTATTTTATGATATCGGATTTCAGTCATAATTCATTCTTGATAGAAATGTTGAGGTATTGAGTAAATGAAGAAAGTTGGATATAGATGAAGAGTAATATTAATTTGGTGAAAAACTAGTGAAAGCCATTAAAGATCTTTTGGACATAAACAAAAGTAAATGCCTTTTAGCCGAGGCCATGAAGGGAAGCTAGCGGATTAGACAAAGGAAGAAAGATTCACCACAAACAGGAAGTGAAGTGGCCAAAGTTTGATTTGCAAGGTGGGGAGTATATCAACTCTAGAGAATAATACAGAGCTCATAATGACATACAATAGGTCTGTTTATGAATCGACAATTACAACTTAAATCATCCCATAAGGAGGAATTGAAGAGATTGATTGGAAGTCATTTGCCATAAGGTGAGGTAAGTATACCTTTTATGATGAATCAATAAGAAATGTTAGTTATAATATTGGTAGGGCAAGACTTATGAACAGAAGGGCTTTTGATAGGCTtggtaaatttgatttaaaaaaaaaaaaacttcacgTCCAGCAATCGTTTGATCCATAATAAGCATCAACTTTTTCTCGATAATGACATTGAATAAAGGATTTCAATTGGATTCGATTACATGCATGGATGCAAAAATGGTCAAGTTCTTAGTGATTAAATTATAAGCATTACCTTCGAAATCATTTGTTAGGTCTTCGGGTGATTAAATTATAAGCATTACCTCTCCTCACTTTTAAAGAATATCCATTAGTTTTAccaattaaaacatatttataagaATTGGAGATGGAAACAATaaagatataaatgaaaaacataTTGAGTTAACCGGTTGgagaataaattaaatgattttaggGCAGAATGACCTTCCAATCTTTTCACATAACGATTCCTATCAAGTAAACTAGATGACGGGCGaacaaagttttcaaatttgagggATGGACATGTTATTTCAAATAAGTTTGGGTTCATAGATCATCAAACATCACCAATGTAGCTTGTGAGCTACGCCGGTGGTCTGTCCAATCACTCAAACGACTGAGAACATGAACAGTGATCGCCTTGTTTCCTCCTATTACTTCTCAAAGACCAAATTTTTCCCTATAAAATTGAAGCAGAGATATCTGGCTGAATCAGAAATGGAGCGTGTGGTGGGTTACAGATTCCATCCAACTGATGAAGAAATCATCCGTCTTCTTGAGCAGAAGAGGCGTGAACCTGATTTCTCTGTCCATGCTATTTCTGAGGCTAATATCTGTGATTACGAGCCTTTTCAGCTAACTAGTAAGTGGGTTCTTGCTATcagttttaaaattgatttaaaataatgtttctAACAGTTGTTTTGCTTTGGGTGTGGTGCAGGGCTTTCACGGATACCGTCCAGTGAAAAATGGTGCAGCTTTTTCTGTGCCCCAGATTATATAAATGTTGATACTAGTCGTTTTAGTAGAGCAACTAAGACGGGATACTGGAAGCTAACCGGTGAACCTCGTAAAATTAAGGCTAAACGTAGTAAGAAGGTAATTGGTGCCAAAAGGATTTTGGTATTCTATGAACGTCATGGTGGTTCTAAGGGGATTAAGACTAACTGGGTTATGCATCAGTATTCTGTCAACAATGATCCTCTTTATAAGGTATATGTACCTTTCGTTTCTGATTTATTTGCTTGGTGTTTAGCTATTGTACATTTGGCTTTGCATTGAACTTCACTATTCATTATGTTTTGCTTAATTTCCTTGCTTTAGTGATGATCATCTGAGGAAGGCAAAACTTCTGCTAATGTTCATTTTGTAAACTGTGCTGACCTAAGTGAAATGTTACCTACTTAGTTCTCTTGATTGATTGTGTTAGTGTGTTTTACTGATTTAAGATAGAAATTAATGTGCTAGATTCTTGCTTTCAATTTAGATATGATTGGATTAGCCTCAAAATATTCAGAACTACAGGTTCATTTCTGTGCTGCCTTTTGTTAACATGTTGTGGGTGGTAACTAAGTTAACTCGCAGAATATTTCACCCTGTATGGTAGGTCTTGTGAAACTTAGATTTTGAGATTTGGGAGTTGGATTGCGGTAGGTGTgctaggaaaaagaaaaatttgaatgaatGCCATGTTCAGATATAGATAGCTACATGGATTTTTTCATTTGCTTATATCTTTTTCATCAATAATGTAAgaagtttatatatttgtttttaactcTAAGTAAGACTATTATTCATTTGGCTAAAGATATTTAGTCCGAGGTTTATTTCGATGGATGagagttcaatttttttacttttagttCTCCTAGAATTTCAGTAACTAGTACTTTATTGTTGTTGGTGGAAATTTGCTATTGCTGGAAATTAAATGTTAGTTCACAATTACAGAATAGCAACTCATTTTCTGTGACAATTATTTTGTGTAGAAGGATTTTGTTGTGTATcgcataaaaagaaaaagagataagaaGTATAATGTTTTAACCAACAGTAAAGATCAACAAAAAAAGAAGCCCCATGTATCAACCAGGAATGATGAACCAAGTCATAGTATTTCTTTTGCTAATGGCTGTCCTCCAGAATTGCAGTCACAAATTGCAGAAAACACTTCAGAATTTCAGTCTAATGTTGCAGAAAATGCTTCTATAGAAGCACAGCTAGCACCAAGCAATTGTTCAGCTTCCTCTCCTAGATATCAAGTTACAGAAAATACTTTGCAAGTGGATCCACACCATCTTGCAGAATCAAATATGCTCTATGAGTGTAATGGGTTGGATGACACATCGCCCTCGGCACTGCAGTCGCATGCAGGACAGGGACCCTCATATTCTAATGTCTCTAGTAATGACCAAGATGTATTGGATTCACCATTTGGCAGTAAGAGAGAAGACAACTCTGTGAATCCACAGCAGCATATCCAGAATTCATACCCTTACGAGGACACAGGAGATAGTACCCATCCTCATAACTTCAACTTGACAAATTCAGTAGCTGGATTTGGCTGTGGAGTTAGCAGTGAATGGGACTCTGAAACGTTCATTGAAACTGTAAGAGTTGTGTTTGAGTATAATCCACAACCAGATGCTGTATCTTTGacattgtaatatttttttcactctaGCTGGATATTCTTAAATATGTAAtctttaattattgttatatgaTATCTTTCTGGAGTTTGTTCTTTAGAACATTGGAGAACTCCAATTTGTTTGTACCCATCGATGCTGCTGAAAACAATATGTAAGGCTGGTACATAGTTGTTTTTTTGCTCCTATATGATTACTGTGAGAATGTCATAGAATAGCTAAAAGAACTGTTTCATTTCGTGTCCAAACGGAAATTGCCGGTAAGCAACTGGTGTTCCTGATTGATCACTTGAGTTGACTACAAGCTCATCGTGCATGGTTCTTGATAAGAGGAGATGCCTCCATGCCAGGAAATGGTGGCTTCCTAGTGGCTTGAGTTTTGGTTTGCACGACAAACACGAGTTGTTATCTGCATGCCAAAGACTAACACCATTGCGACCTAGGTTGCATTATGCTCGCCAAAGGGATGCCTCTAGAGAAGCAGCAGGTTCATGGCACAAGTTACCCATATGCACGATGTTTGCACACTAATCTCCATGCCATTTTTGGCGCGAGTTATGTCCTGCATGTCATTGTCCTATTTGTGTCCAATTTGCCTGCAACATCTCGCTCAACCTAGACTGTTATAGCATTTTAGGAGGCATTCTTGGTGATGCGAGCTATAGAGAGTGCTTCTTCAGAGGAAGGTAATAGATGGGTTGTTATACAAACTTGTAGCTAAAGGAAccaaaaattttccaaaaataatCCTTTCGATAAATACCCGAGAGAATCAATTTTCATTTATGCATGCATAACATCACTAAAGGCAGAAACAACTTGTAAAAGAAGGGATGGCTTCACTGTTACTTTTGAAGAAGAAACCGTGACATTTATGGAGAAAGACaacaaaaggagaagaagattCTAGACAACTTGTAAGGGAAGGGGACaagtttttggtttttctaaCTTCAATACTTGTCGAGGAAGGATTTCACCTTTATAATCAAATTGAAAGTGGGGAAGTCAGATGGTGGGGTCTTCATTAAGTATTGCTTgttttttgtgtatataaagaAGTGATCGCCATCGCCCATTTGCCATCAGAGCAAATTCTTCAAATGGGTGTTCTTGTTGGTTTTAGATTTCATCCAACTGATGAAGAAATCGTGCATCTTCTTGAAATGGAAAGGCTTGACTCTGATTTCTCTGTCCAAGATACTATTGAGACTAAAATTTACGATTTCGAACTAGGTGAATTGTTCGGTATGTGGCTCAACATTATCACTTTAAATGTTAAAAGTCCATAAACGTTtctatatttgttattttcctgGCTTTGTTTCAGGGCTTTCACGAAATCAATCCAATGGAAAATGGTTTAGCTTCTTCTGCACAACTGATTATGTAAATGCTGATAGCAATCGTGTTCACATAGCAACTAAGGTGTCTACTAAAACCGACTAGGTTCTTCTGCCAAAGACAATACTCTTTATAAGGTATCTTCTAGTTTCCTTTCTTATTTATTTGCTGGGTTTTGACCTGAACATTTGCCGTTGCTTTCAGTTTTATTATTCGTTATGCTCATAACATGTCATTTCTctgaaattatgaaagaaattttaatcttgtttttcACTTCATCCTCAAATCTGGCTGGAAAACTGTTAATCATTTGGTTAGCAAAATAGTTGTTCTGCTTGCGGCTAGAACTTTGGCTAGTGCTAATctgccatttttttaaatgaaaatttgctATTTATATTGATGCTGTAGCATTTATAGTTAGCAAGCTCATTTCTTCTTGACCAATAATTTGTGCAGAAGGATTTTGTTGTGTGTCGTGTAAAAAATATGGAGATAAGAAGCATCGTAATTCAACCAAGGTCAAAGGTCAACTGCAGAAAAAGCTTTGTACTTCAACATATGTTGAACGTGAACGACAAGGAATACCCGGTTTCTAATTTCAGAAATCCTGTTGCAGAAAGCACTTTTCTGAAATCACAATTACCACCAAATAACAATCTGCTTCATAAGTTCAGAAATCATGTTGAAGATACTTCGATTTCTGAATCTAGAGATAGTCTTGAAGAAAATACTCCAATTTCTGAATCTTGGAATCATGTTGAAGAATCGTCGATTTCTGAATCTAGGAGTCATGCTGATCTATATACTTCAATTTCTAAATCTAGAGATTGTGTTGAGGAAAATACTTTGGTCTCTTAATCTGAGATAATGTTGAAGGAAAATACTTCTCCAGAATTGCAGTTACTATTATAGTTTCTACCAAGTAACCATATGCTTTCTAATTCTATAAATCATTTTGGAGAAAACACTTCTCCAAATGGCTATTTGATTTCTGAATGTAGAAATCATGCGAAAGAAAATACCTGTCCAGAATTGAAGTTATTGCCGCAGTTACCAGCAAATGACTATTTGATTTCTGAATCTAGAAATCATGTTGAAGAAAATAGTTATCTAGAATTGCAGTTATTACTGCAATTTCTACCAAGTAACTACACAATTTCTGAATCTAGCAATcatgttgaagaaaaaaaactccCCAAGAATTGCAGTTACTGCCACAGTTTTTACCAAATAACAATATGATTTCTAATGCTAGAAATCTTGTTGAAGGAATATTTCTCCAGAACAATCAGAATGGCAATCAAGTAAcaatttgatttctaattctgGAAATCATATTGTAGAAAGTGCTCTGCCACTGTATTCTGATCTGC
This sequence is a window from Mangifera indica cultivar Alphonso chromosome 20, CATAS_Mindica_2.1, whole genome shotgun sequence. Protein-coding genes within it:
- the LOC123204732 gene encoding NAC domain-containing protein 91-like; this encodes MNSDRLVSSYYFSKTKFFPIKLKQRYLAESEMERVVGYRFHPTDEEIIRLLEQKRREPDFSVHAISEANICDYEPFQLTRLSRIPSSEKWCSFFCAPDYINVDTSRFSRATKTGYWKLTGEPRKIKAKRSKKVIGAKRILVFYERHGGSKGIKTNWVMHQYSVNNDPLYKKDFVVYRIKRKRDKKYNVLTNSKDQQKKKPHVSTRNDEPSHSISFANGCPPELQSQIAENTSEFQSNVAENASIEAQLAPSNCSASSPRYQVTENTLQVDPHHLAESNMLYECNGLDDTSPSALQSHAGQGPSYSNVSSNDQDVLDSPFGSKREDNSVNPQQHIQNSYPYEDTGDSTHPHNFNLTNSVAGFGCGVSSEWDSETFIETVRVVFEYNPQPDAVSLTL
- the LOC123204733 gene encoding uncharacterized protein LOC123204733; this encodes MGVLVGFRFHPTDEEIVHLLEMERLDSDFSVQDTIETKIYDFELGELFGLSRNQSNGKWFSFFCTTDYVNADSNRVHIATKKDFVVCRVKNMEIRSIVIQPRSKVNCRKSFVLQHMLNVNDKEYPVSNFRNPVAESTFLKSQLPPNNNLLHKFRNHVEDTSISESRDSLEENTPISESWNHVEESSISESRSHADLYTSISKSRDCVEENTLVS